A single region of the Leptothrix cholodnii SP-6 genome encodes:
- a CDS encoding mannose-1-phosphate guanylyltransferase/mannose-6-phosphate isomerase: protein MSTPVQIQPVIMAGGSGTRLWPLSRAGYPKQFLVLDDSNRSLFQQAALRLVDLAAPDLAVAAPLIVGNEEHRFLVLDQLREVGCDPSAVLLEPMGRNTAPAITLAALQSQAGGTDPVLVIVAADHVVADLAAFTAALQQSARLAADGAIVILGITPDRPETGYGYIRSTPETGAARVMQFVEKPDLATAQRYLAEGSYSWNSGMFVLKASVWMAALERFRPDIAAATRAAFDASTTDAKFVRPSKALFAAVPSESVDYAVMERCPQSEFDIRMVPLSAGWNDLGAWDAVWQAATKDAAGNAAFGDVIAQDSRNTLVHATSRLVSVVGLDDVVVIETPDAVMVADRSRSQDVKKIVNLLDAQKRTEHSLHRKVHRPWGWYDSIDHGPRHQVKRIMVKPGASLSLQMHHHRAEHWIVVSGTAEITNGDKVMILSENQSTYIPLGQTHRLANPGKMPLEIIEVQSGSYLGEDDIVRFEDTYGRQ, encoded by the coding sequence ATGAGCACACCCGTGCAAATCCAACCCGTCATCATGGCCGGCGGCAGCGGCACGCGGCTGTGGCCGCTGTCGCGTGCAGGCTATCCCAAGCAGTTCCTGGTGCTCGACGACAGCAACCGCAGCCTGTTCCAGCAAGCCGCGCTGCGCCTGGTCGATCTGGCCGCGCCTGACCTGGCGGTGGCCGCGCCGCTGATCGTCGGCAACGAAGAACACCGCTTCCTGGTGCTCGACCAGTTGCGCGAAGTGGGCTGCGATCCCAGCGCCGTGCTGCTCGAGCCGATGGGCCGCAACACCGCGCCGGCCATCACCCTGGCGGCCCTGCAGTCGCAAGCGGGCGGGACCGATCCGGTGCTCGTCATCGTCGCGGCCGATCACGTCGTTGCCGATCTGGCGGCCTTCACCGCTGCGCTGCAGCAATCGGCCCGGCTGGCCGCCGATGGCGCCATCGTCATCCTCGGCATCACGCCCGACCGCCCGGAAACCGGCTACGGCTACATCCGCAGCACCCCTGAAACCGGCGCCGCCCGGGTGATGCAGTTCGTCGAGAAACCCGACCTCGCCACCGCGCAGCGCTACCTCGCCGAAGGCAGCTACAGCTGGAACAGCGGCATGTTCGTGCTCAAGGCCTCGGTGTGGATGGCCGCGCTCGAGCGCTTCCGCCCCGACATCGCCGCCGCCACCCGCGCCGCCTTCGACGCCAGCACCACCGACGCCAAGTTCGTGCGCCCGTCCAAGGCGCTGTTCGCCGCCGTGCCGAGCGAATCGGTCGACTACGCCGTGATGGAGCGCTGCCCGCAAAGCGAGTTCGACATCCGCATGGTGCCGCTGTCGGCCGGCTGGAACGACCTGGGCGCCTGGGACGCCGTCTGGCAGGCCGCCACCAAGGACGCCGCCGGCAACGCCGCCTTCGGTGACGTCATCGCCCAGGACAGCCGCAACACCCTGGTGCACGCCACCAGCCGGCTGGTCAGCGTGGTCGGCCTCGACGATGTGGTCGTGATCGAAACGCCCGACGCCGTGATGGTGGCCGATCGCAGCCGCAGCCAGGACGTCAAGAAGATCGTCAACCTGCTCGACGCCCAGAAACGCACCGAACACAGCCTGCACCGCAAGGTGCACCGCCCCTGGGGCTGGTACGACAGCATCGACCACGGCCCGCGCCACCAGGTCAAACGCATCATGGTCAAGCCCGGTGCGAGCTTGAGCCTGCAGATGCACCACCACCGCGCCGAACACTGGATCGTCGTCAGCGGCACCGCCGAGATCACCAACGGCGACAAGGTCATGATCCTGAGCGAGAACCAGTCCACCTACATCCCGCTGGGCCAGACCCACCGCCTGGCCAACCCCGGCAAGATGCCGCTCGAGATCATCGAGGTGCAGTCGGGCAGCTACCTGGGTGAAGACGACATCGTGCGGTTCGAGGACACCTACGGCCGGCAATGA
- a CDS encoding twitching motility protein PilT has product MTDVHRDPADRFIIATALETHCRLLSLDQQFHLYPELAGLLTAA; this is encoded by the coding sequence TTGACCGATGTCCACCGTGACCCTGCCGATCGATTCATCATTGCCACCGCGCTCGAAACCCACTGTCGCTTGCTGAGCTTGGATCAGCAATTTCATCTCTACCCTGAACTCGCCGGCTTGTTGACCGCAGCCTGA
- a CDS encoding GDP-L-fucose synthase family protein produces the protein MNKTLKIYVTGHRGMVGSAIVRRLQSLGYSNILTRTHAELDLLDQRAVHAFLADEKPDYIFIAAAKVGGIQANNLYRADFLYQNLLIEANLIHGAHLAGVQRLMFLGSSCIYPRDCPQPIKEDYLLTGPLEQTNEPYAIAKIAGIKLAESYNRQYGRQYISAMPTNLYGPNDNYDLANSHVLPALLRKAHEAKQRGDAEYVVWGSGTPKREFLYVDDLADACVHLMQSGYDGPLVNIGTGEDVTIRELAETVMQIVGFEGRIVFDASKPDGTPRKLLDVSRLKGLGWQARTGLRDGIRLAYEAAPFHT, from the coding sequence ATGAACAAGACCCTGAAGATCTACGTCACCGGCCACCGCGGCATGGTCGGCTCGGCCATCGTGCGCCGGCTCCAGTCGCTGGGTTACAGCAACATCCTCACCCGCACCCACGCCGAACTCGACCTGCTCGACCAGCGCGCGGTGCACGCCTTCCTGGCCGACGAGAAGCCCGACTACATCTTCATCGCCGCAGCCAAGGTCGGCGGCATCCAGGCCAACAACCTGTACCGCGCCGACTTCCTGTACCAGAACCTGCTGATCGAGGCCAACCTGATCCACGGCGCGCATCTGGCGGGCGTGCAGCGCCTGATGTTCCTGGGCAGCAGCTGCATCTACCCGCGCGACTGCCCGCAGCCGATCAAGGAGGACTATCTGCTGACCGGCCCGCTCGAACAGACCAACGAGCCCTACGCCATCGCCAAGATCGCCGGCATCAAGCTGGCCGAAAGCTACAACCGCCAGTACGGCCGGCAGTACATCAGCGCGATGCCGACCAACCTCTACGGCCCCAACGACAACTACGACCTCGCCAACAGCCACGTGCTGCCGGCGCTGCTGCGCAAGGCGCACGAAGCCAAGCAGCGCGGTGACGCCGAATACGTGGTCTGGGGCAGCGGCACGCCCAAACGCGAGTTCCTGTACGTCGACGACCTGGCCGACGCCTGCGTGCACCTGATGCAAAGCGGCTACGACGGCCCGCTGGTCAACATCGGCACCGGCGAGGACGTGACGATCCGCGAACTCGCCGAAACCGTGATGCAGATCGTCGGTTTCGAGGGCCGCATCGTCTTTGACGCCAGCAAGCCCGACGGCACGCCGCGCAAGCTGCTGGATGTGAGCCGGCTCAAGGGGCTGGGCTGGCAAGCCAGGACCGGCCTTCGTGATGGAATCCGTCTCGCCTACGAGGCCGCGCCGTTTCACACTTGA
- a CDS encoding type II toxin-antitoxin system VapC family toxin, which produces MILLDTHVWVRWLVPGDQPLPRALSDLIDLEDDVCVSAISHWEIAYLQKRGRLSLPLDIQDWLREATVGSDIRTLDLTPVSQSGPPP; this is translated from the coding sequence ATGATCTTGCTCGACACCCATGTCTGGGTGCGTTGGCTCGTGCCGGGGGATCAGCCTTTGCCACGGGCCTTGTCCGATCTGATCGACCTCGAGGACGACGTTTGCGTGAGTGCGATTTCGCATTGGGAGATTGCCTACCTGCAAAAGAGAGGACGACTCAGTCTTCCGCTGGACATTCAGGATTGGCTCCGTGAAGCCACCGTCGGATCAGACATACGCACGCTTGATCTCACCCCGGTATCGCAGTCAGGTCCGCCGCCTTGA